In a single window of the Anaerobaca lacustris genome:
- a CDS encoding glycosyl hydrolase translates to MTRELNRRDFLGTAGAVALGLPLAGTLRAQGAPTGVPAEWLDPPVEFAQAPFWFWNDDLSEKELLRQIEDFRAHGVHAFVIHPRAGLPRSIGWMSERMIDLMRLAIEHASERDMWVILYDEGMYPSGSSSGQVVAENPAFRTRGLVCIDLDEATPGTEVQGVRIDAEGKPDLAADQTLVAVTGRKSNGHRLAIVDRPAREGRSTIRGLHFVQDDPPRRADRREVPENQPPGADILNPESVACFIRLVYQRFYDEFGDHFGKTIQAIFTDEPSLLARSAERGMVPGTTGILEHINRFLGYDFTEHLPTLWYADEPDAERRRRDYNRAIQARLEETFYRQISEWCGAHGVALTGHPMGPDDIGHLRHFHIPGQDIVWRYIEPGKPSALEGAQSTQGKCASSAMIHLNRRRNLNEFCGAYGHNFTFEEMQWLANWLLIRGCNLLVPHAFYYSIRGPRIDERPPDVGPNSPWWSQYKPFARATSRLCWLNTDGVHVCALAILGRNDYLPWQAAKVCFQHQRDFNYLEARHLWEDARVDSEGVHLAGMHYRALIVEDDPPSQAKDAIDVLTQAGRIIRWDETMGPAKLVDAIDRLIPPDVQVTPGTPDLRIRHMRKQGTDYYLLFNEGEGHLHVRLKLSVQGRWTLLDPLTAGDGTVASDAPLSLARHQMCVLAVDPMA, encoded by the coding sequence ATGACCAGAGAATTGAATCGCCGTGACTTTCTCGGGACCGCCGGCGCGGTGGCGCTCGGCCTGCCGTTGGCCGGGACCCTGCGAGCGCAAGGCGCCCCAACGGGTGTTCCTGCCGAGTGGCTCGATCCACCCGTCGAGTTCGCGCAGGCGCCGTTCTGGTTCTGGAACGATGACCTGTCCGAAAAGGAATTGCTTCGGCAGATAGAGGATTTCCGGGCACACGGCGTCCACGCCTTCGTGATCCATCCACGAGCCGGGCTGCCCCGGTCCATCGGCTGGATGAGCGAGCGGATGATCGATCTGATGCGGTTGGCCATCGAGCACGCCTCCGAGCGGGACATGTGGGTGATCCTCTATGACGAAGGGATGTATCCCAGCGGCTCGTCCAGCGGCCAGGTGGTCGCGGAGAACCCCGCCTTCCGCACACGGGGTCTGGTGTGCATAGACCTCGACGAAGCAACGCCGGGAACCGAGGTGCAAGGCGTGCGGATCGATGCCGAGGGCAAGCCCGACCTGGCGGCCGACCAGACGCTTGTGGCCGTCACCGGCCGTAAGAGCAACGGCCACCGCCTCGCCATCGTCGACCGCCCGGCGCGCGAGGGCCGCTCGACCATTCGGGGCCTTCACTTCGTCCAGGACGACCCGCCCCGCCGGGCCGACCGTCGAGAGGTCCCCGAGAACCAGCCGCCGGGAGCGGACATCCTCAATCCCGAATCGGTGGCATGCTTCATTCGACTGGTTTACCAGCGATTCTACGACGAGTTCGGCGACCACTTCGGCAAGACCATCCAGGCGATCTTCACCGATGAGCCGTCGCTGCTGGCGCGAAGCGCCGAGCGAGGCATGGTCCCTGGGACCACCGGCATTCTGGAGCACATCAATCGCTTCCTGGGTTACGACTTCACCGAGCACCTGCCGACGTTGTGGTACGCGGACGAGCCTGACGCCGAGCGGCGCCGGCGCGACTACAACCGGGCGATCCAGGCGCGGCTGGAAGAGACATTCTATCGGCAAATCTCCGAGTGGTGCGGCGCGCACGGCGTCGCCCTGACGGGCCATCCGATGGGCCCGGACGATATCGGCCATCTGCGTCACTTCCACATTCCCGGCCAGGACATCGTCTGGCGCTATATCGAGCCGGGCAAGCCCAGCGCGCTCGAAGGCGCCCAGTCCACACAGGGCAAGTGCGCCTCGTCGGCGATGATCCACCTCAATCGACGCCGCAACCTGAACGAATTCTGCGGGGCCTACGGGCACAACTTCACCTTCGAGGAGATGCAGTGGCTGGCGAACTGGCTGCTGATTCGCGGGTGCAACCTGCTCGTTCCGCACGCATTCTACTACTCCATTCGCGGTCCCCGGATCGACGAGCGTCCGCCTGACGTCGGGCCCAACAGCCCGTGGTGGTCGCAATACAAGCCGTTCGCGCGGGCCACGTCGCGTCTGTGCTGGCTGAACACCGACGGCGTGCACGTCTGCGCGCTGGCCATCCTGGGCCGTAACGACTATCTGCCCTGGCAAGCGGCGAAGGTCTGCTTCCAGCATCAGCGGGATTTCAACTATCTCGAAGCGCGGCACCTGTGGGAAGACGCCCGCGTCGATTCCGAAGGCGTTCATTTGGCCGGGATGCACTATCGCGCCCTGATCGTCGAAGACGATCCGCCCTCACAGGCCAAGGACGCCATTGACGTCCTGACGCAGGCCGGGCGCATCATCCGCTGGGACGAGACGATGGGGCCGGCCAAACTCGTCGACGCCATCGACAGGTTGATCCCGCCTGACGTTCAGGTCACGCCCGGCACACCCGACCTGCGAATCCGGCACATGCGCAAACAGGGGACGGACTATTACCTGCTGTTCAACGAGGGCGAGGGCCATCTGCACGTGCGATTGAAGCTCTCGGTGCAAGGCCGCTGGACGCTGCTCGACCCACTGACCGCAGGCGACGGGACCGTAGCGAGCGACGCCCCGCTGTCGTTGGCCCGGCACCAGATGTGCGTGCTGGCCGTCGATCCTATGGCGTAG